One Ostrea edulis chromosome 2, xbOstEdul1.1, whole genome shotgun sequence genomic region harbors:
- the LOC125681233 gene encoding glutamate receptor ionotropic, kainate 2-like isoform X5: MWKVIVFLVVSGMGLRIKADDSVKVGFHFDVELLNNPLTTRVWVMNDEDTDDKRRTITHYLMLMRKELIREIIVICDTETVKILLETAWELAMLSLPFRWYFYDPAFQLRPILENLPRFENSFTVFTLIPYHDQTTFASRDIDLNTILMLDAISVVSNISHNFTSDEKRQVILSAMEKKSFRGLTGSIRFDANHQRMNYNINMVHFDGSKYFKLGSWESGDSPYQRGVKLENSPDVERWRNRNQTYTFPLKGRTIKVVTIIEEPFVMYKKGYENMTGNDRFEGYCVELLHELSKILDFKYELYLVHDNKFGARLSDGSWNGMIGEVLAGNATMLVASLSVNAGREEAMDFTKPFMTRYVTLIMKIPATKTRVFEFLSPLSHTIYLCTLSACIVVACSLYFFERNSVFEKREKVTFKECVWYIFGTLLEGGTEGTPTTTSGRILIYTWCFFVLILVASYTANWAAFLTVEQFKAPVKSVYDLTSQKEIQYGTVRSSAILSFFKTSNVETFRKIGNEMINNASNIVATSAEGYQRVSAGGYGFFWDSTVNSYKINRECQLTTIGPDFAPRGYGVGVPPGATYLEELSINILRLGDKGFLDELQQKWWGERKCLSDEEEDEKNTSGLKLENAAGLFFVLGAGILLSVFVLFIQNCIRNIRPDIRTGKNETVT; the protein is encoded by the exons GTTTCCATTTTGATGTCGAATTGTTAAATAATCCATTGACTACCAGAGTATGGGTTATGAACGATGAAGACACAGACGACAAACGAAGGACAATTACGCATTACTTAATGCTCATGCGCAAAGAACTGATTCGAGAAATCATAGTTATCTGTGATACAGAAACTGTCAAAATATTACTCGAAAcg GCCTGGGAACTAGCTATGCTAAGCCTTCCGTTTAGATGGTATTTCTATGATCCT GCATTTCAATTACGTCCCATTCTGGAaaacctgcctcgatttgaaaacagCTTTACGGTCTTCACTCTTATACCATACCATGACCAGACGACATTTGCTTCACGTGATATTGACCTAAACACGATATTGATGTTAGATGCCATTTCAGTGGTTTCTAATATTTCCCACAATTTTACTTCCGATGAGAAACGACAGGTGATCCTTTCAGCGATGGAAAAA AAATCTTTTCGAGGTCTCACCGGAAGTATTCGTTTTGATGCGAATCACCAGCGGATGAACTACAATATAAACATGGTTCATTTTGATGGATCAAAGTATTTCAAG TTAGGTTCATGGGAGTCAGGGGACTCCCCCTACCAAAGAGGTGTAAAACTGGAGAATTCCCCTGACGTTGAGCGCTGGAGAAACAGGAACCAAACGTACACATTTCCTCTAAAGGGAAGAACAATTAAAGTTGTAACTATTATC GAGGAACCATTTGTGATGTACAAAAAGGGATATGAAAATATGACAGGAAATGATAGGTTCGAGGGATACTGTGTAGAACTACTGCACGAGCTGTCCAAAATTCTCGATTTCAAGTATGAACTTTATCTGGTCCACGACAATAAATTCGGAGCCAGACTTTCAGATGGCAGTTGGAATGGAATGATCGGCGAAGTTCTTGCGGGG AATGCTACAATGCTTGTTGCCTCGCTGAGTGTGAACGCTGGACGCGAGGAGGCGATGGATTTCACTAAACCCTTCATGACGAGATACGTCACACTGATCATGAAGATACCGGCCACGAAGACAAGAGTCTTCGAATTTCTGTCCCCTTTATCTCACACAATATATCTGTGTACTCTTAGTGCTTGTATTGTAGTTGCTTGTAGTTTGTATTTCTTCGAGAGAAATAGTGTTTTCGAAAAACGAGAAAAAGTAACCTTTAAAGAGTGTGTATGGTATATTTTTGGAACTCTTTTAGAAGGAGGTACAGAAGGTACACCAACTACTACTTCCGGGCGTATTCTGATTTATACTTGGTGTTTCTTCGTTTTAATACTGGTCGCTTCATACACTGCTAACTGGGCAGCATTTCTAACTGTTGAACAATTTAAAGCACCTGTTAAATCAGTGTACGATTTAACTTCACAAAAAGAGATTCAGTATGGAACCGTAAGGAGTAGTGCTATTTTATCGTTCTTCAAAACCTCCAATGTGGAAACCTTCAGAAAGATTGGAAATGAGATGATCAACAATGCCTCCAACATCGTGGCCACCTCGGCGGAGGGATACCAGAGAGTTAGTGCAGGGGGCTATGGCTTTTTCTGGGATTCTACTGTCAATTCATATAAAATCAACAGAGAATGTCAGTTGACAACGATAGGACCCGACTTCGCACCCCGAGGATACGGGGTAGGCGTTCCTCCAGGTGCCACATATTTAGAGGAACTGTCAATCAACATTCTCCGGTTAGGCGACAAAGGATTTCTTGACGAATTACAGCAgaa ATGGTGGGGAGAGCGAAAATGTCTCAGTGACGAAGAAGAGGACGAGAAGAATACAAGCGGACTGAAATTAGAAAATGCCGCGGGATTATTTTTCGTGCTTGGGGCCGGAATCCTTTTatctgtttttgttttatttatacagAACTGCATACGGAATATCAGACCGGACATTAGAACCGGTAAAAACGAAACTGTGACTTAA